One Spinacia oleracea cultivar Varoflay chromosome 4, BTI_SOV_V1, whole genome shotgun sequence DNA segment encodes these proteins:
- the LOC130459743 gene encoding protein terminal ear1-like, whose protein sequence is MGYCHSQGKRSLNPDAPEFHPNFNCFSTNHTNTSVTNLIRPPNHIHVHPPNYYHSHLPLPLPHNHFLSPPIHQNYPYNGVVFPHLNHPGPSPMQPQPQPQPQPPQRQLAEAPLVWRPKSRAASRLKGGGVAVRGRSTSRRRVEFSNKERKQGFEYNNNNNNNNDFSKLGRISGEKMREKAVIIPVKPNGTETTAMIRNIPNQYTREMLIKFLDEFCRLENQKLEPNDKRQPFAAYNFIYLPIDFVRRANKGYAFVNFTNPVAVWKLHLAYSNQTWDHFKSTKICRINCATIQGKESLLNHFGKSIFVCNHEDYLPVCFSPPRDGSGASVEETTIGKHISSSSRLIG, encoded by the exons atgggtTATTGTCACTCTCAAGGAAAAAGAAGCTTAAACCCTGATGCCCCAGAATTCCACCCCAATTTCAACTGTTTTTCTACTAATCACACTAATACTAGTGTTACTAATTTAATTCGCCCTCCTAATCATATTCATGTTCATCCCCCTAATTACTATCATTCAcatcttcctcttcctcttcctcacaatcattttctctctcctccaattcACCAAAACTACCCTTATAACGGTGTAGTCTTCCCTCACCTTAACCATCCTGGCCCAAGCCCCATGCAACCACAGCCGCAACCGCAACCGCAACCGCCGCAAAGGCAGCTAGCTGAAGCTCCTCTAGTGTGGCGGCCTAAAAGCCGAGCTGCTTCTAGACTAAAAGGCGGTGGTGTGGCTGTGAGAGGAAGAAGTACTAGTAGAAGAAGGGTTGAGTTTAGCAATAAAGAGAGAAAACAAGGGTTTgagtataataataataataataataataatgattttAGTAAATTAGGGAGAATAAGTGGAGAGAAAATGAGAGAGAAAGCGGTGATTATTCCGGTGAAGCCTAATGGAACGGAGACTACTGCCATGATCAGGAACATTCCTAATCAATATAC GCGTGAGATGTTGATTAAGTTTTTGGATGAGTTCTGCCGTTTGGAGAATCAAAAATTGGAGCCGAATGATAAGCGTCAACCATTTGCTGCATACAATTTCATCTACTTGCCTATAGACTTCGT GAGACGTGCTAACAAAGGGTATGCCTTTGTCAATTTCACCAATCCGGTCGCGGTGTGGAAGCTTCACCTTGCTTATAGTAATCAGACCTGGGATCATTTCAAGTCTACTAAGATTTGTAGGATCAATTGTGCTACCATCCAG GGAAAGGAAAGTCTCTTAAATCATTTTGGTAAGAGCATCTTCGTGTGCAACCACGAGGACTACTTACCAGTTTGTTTTAGCCCTCCGAGAGACGGTTCTGGTGCGTCAGTGGAGGAAACTACGATTGGCAAACATATCTCCTCATCCTCGAGATTGATCGGTTGA
- the LOC130471992 gene encoding uncharacterized protein produces MAAPKEPKVKASTMDAYDDTTDPDMHLLAYWHHMYVQGTNEATWCKYFPATLKGVASKWFESINLFGELEALFSSRFVDHKEEKKTSMHLGRIQQGHDEPLRRYVKRFNLEADQITDLSDGVAFDNFVHGLKKGFFKFYLVKKT; encoded by the coding sequence ATGGCTGCACCAAAAGAACCTAAAGTGAAGGCATCCACAATGGACGCCTACGACGACACTACCGATCCTGACATGCACTTGCTAGCCTActggcatcacatgtatgtgcAAGGGACAAATGAAGCCAcatggtgcaaatattttccaGCTACATTAAAGGGAGTCGCGTCCAAGTGGTTTGAGTCTATAAACTTATTTGGGGAACTAGAGGCTCTTTTTTCCTCTCGGTTTGTGGACCAcaaagaagagaagaagacaaGCATGCATTTAGGACGCATCCAACAAGGACACGACGAGCCTTTGAGGAGATATGTAAAGCGTTTCAATTTGGAGGCCGACCAGATTACAGATCTGTCAGATGGGGTAGCTTTCGATAACTTTGTCCACGGGTTGAAGAAGGGATTCTTCAAATTTTATTTggtaaaaaaaacatga